A DNA window from Citrobacter tructae contains the following coding sequences:
- a CDS encoding GPW/gp25 family protein, which yields MTMYYGMNSATGKAITDTEHLNQSVKDILITPQGSRIARREYGSLLSALIDQPQNPALRLQMMSAVYVALMRWEPRLTLDAITISSGFDGSMVVDLTGRRTDGSPVSLSVATGAQSGSN from the coding sequence ATGACGATGTATTACGGCATGAACAGCGCCACGGGCAAGGCCATTACCGACACTGAGCACCTCAATCAGTCCGTGAAAGACATTCTGATCACGCCGCAGGGTAGCCGCATTGCCCGCCGGGAGTATGGTTCGCTGCTGTCGGCGCTGATTGACCAGCCACAAAACCCGGCGCTGCGCCTGCAGATGATGAGTGCCGTTTATGTGGCGCTGATGCGCTGGGAGCCACGGCTTACTCTCGATGCTATCACGATCAGTTCAGGCTTTGACGGCTCGATGGTCGTGGACCTGACCGGGCGGCGCACTGATGGCTCGCCAGTTTCTCTTTCCGTTGCAACAGGAGCACAAAGTGGCAGCAATTGA
- a CDS encoding phage baseplate assembly protein V, whose translation MNAQLTEIMRLITNLIRTGTVTEVDRDNWLCRVKTGNLETNWINWLTLRAGNSRTWWKPSVGEQVVLFSLGGNLETAFALPAVYSNQFPPPSKSEDGSVTEYPDGGWFEYEPETGRWYVRGIKSMVIEATDNVTFKTENFVVEADTTRINSNVVINGAVNQSGGPMDSNGIVVDDHAHNKVKSGGDTSGGPV comes from the coding sequence ATGAACGCACAACTCACCGAAATCATGCGCCTTATCACCAACCTGATCCGCACCGGAACTGTAACTGAAGTGGACCGGGACAACTGGCTGTGCCGGGTGAAGACGGGCAACCTTGAAACCAACTGGATTAATTGGCTGACGCTACGCGCGGGTAACTCCCGCACCTGGTGGAAACCGTCTGTAGGGGAGCAGGTTGTGCTGTTCAGCCTGGGCGGCAATCTGGAAACCGCCTTTGCCCTGCCTGCCGTCTACTCAAACCAGTTTCCGCCGCCATCCAAATCTGAGGACGGCAGCGTGACGGAATACCCGGACGGTGGCTGGTTTGAGTACGAGCCTGAAACCGGGCGCTGGTACGTCCGGGGCATTAAATCCATGGTGATCGAGGCTACAGATAACGTCACTTTCAAAACTGAAAACTTCGTTGTGGAAGCCGACACCACCCGCATCAACAGTAACGTGGTGATTAACGGTGCCGTTAACCAGAGTGGCGGGCCGATGGATTCAAACGGGATCGTGGTGGATGACCACGCGCACAACAAAGTGAAGTCCGGCGGCGACACATCGGGAGGCCCGGTATGA
- a CDS encoding DUF2971 domain-containing protein yields the protein MSLDKFIDILASEELYFTPLSHYSRSDPYEGLLPRIILDAFSHVIRDNFEELASKIQPFLDVLEDDKSGITISDEDNANIQNLKNMMSEHFTKIEEGYFTVMNSVTVNCWHQNDFESEGMWRLYSDDNKGIAIQTSVQSLIDAISCDEHIAINEVKYIDYLDDNLTISDCITNGRTVPYLKRISFAHEKEVRLSITPKITPENIEKHTPKGIRVKVSPSKLIEKIYISPYVSQPYPSAVSALVNQYKIEEHKLINSNLLTVDSKLLKIF from the coding sequence ATGTCTTTAGACAAATTCATTGATATTTTAGCTAGTGAGGAATTATATTTCACACCACTTAGCCACTATAGTAGAAGTGACCCTTACGAGGGACTATTGCCCCGTATAATATTAGATGCATTCTCTCATGTCATAAGAGATAACTTTGAGGAACTAGCAAGTAAAATACAGCCATTTCTTGATGTTCTTGAAGATGATAAAAGCGGAATCACGATTTCAGATGAGGACAACGCTAACATTCAGAATCTTAAAAATATGATGAGCGAGCACTTCACAAAAATTGAGGAAGGGTACTTTACAGTAATGAACTCTGTTACCGTTAATTGTTGGCATCAAAATGATTTTGAATCTGAAGGTATGTGGAGACTTTACTCCGATGACAACAAAGGCATTGCAATTCAAACATCAGTTCAAAGTCTAATAGATGCCATATCATGTGATGAACACATCGCAATTAACGAAGTCAAATACATAGACTACCTTGATGATAACCTCACAATTAGTGACTGTATAACAAATGGGCGGACCGTACCTTACCTCAAAAGAATTTCATTTGCGCATGAGAAGGAGGTTCGCCTATCAATCACCCCTAAAATCACCCCTGAAAATATAGAAAAACACACTCCAAAGGGAATTAGAGTTAAAGTATCACCTTCCAAGTTAATAGAGAAAATATACATATCCCCATACGTGTCCCAGCCCTATCCAAGTGCTGTATCAGCATTAGTCAATCAGTACAAAATAGAAGAGCACAAGCTAATAAACTCAAACTTACTAACAGTGGACAGCAAGCTGTTAAAGATATTTTAG